The proteins below come from a single Micromonas commoda chromosome 8, complete sequence genomic window:
- a CDS encoding predicted protein, translated as MQQRGDEPVVALELDAGLGCLAVVMASSIEIWSTGQHRRLIGRHTRDPEAVAEDGAYLAARWRGDGFARLAVVAAGGRARLFDVVWPNASTPRDADADPAALPDRCELILRATLTVGPGSIVGMIPTAADDLLDGGHRRMGSLPPMLSPVNEESAAPLNDGVCLSVAGDGDVLLLGTSTGHIVQCSWDARSSAAAGGGGSSHDVVSRGDPCADGGDHRHGAVIRLDYSTEMRVAAAVMSSGACALLRIDDAGIPPGTGTDDDDDDDDGFGFTAVVAERLRLERWLGEGDATCASFSPPSQRTVAVGASIGTVRLYRVDAEADYDVHVATPWRVLSPADWGYAPGDTGGCADVRWTTDGGGVAAGWWRRGVAVWSANGCRLMCTLPQGGGTAGSHADTATRDPWDGVDDAAGGRDGASTASVAGAGLSPRHFAGGRPTNARDREGGDGGTARLAWSGDGYRLFAASASGGGGVGGGGVGGGDGEARRAKKGRLREFLFAAACPGHHLDASTRRGARAHLLRAADRVIVVTGGDEDERAARHVMLPDAYAAPNWPLRLVAESADGRDLAAAGSRGLVLHDFKTGKWRFFGDVSHEREFVATALAWLEGGVIAVCARLRGTGGGGGGSWFDWGGSSKDTEAERHVLRMYPRNHLSVTSVLLEHELATEPVAMSALGRFLLVATPTDSGNLDVVVFEVALIGNMTGPRGGDMARVRPVRRVTLRDANVTGRVKELALLPAMPPRPDSTSPAAMRAQASALANRGSPRSGALGLGLPPTPSPPPVPAHFMMLRVGGTLSLIDLGSDESEGCTSERVLADGVERFWIASGGALAPNCDADVRWSWWTYGREGTRVWYVPVTGVPTFPAPSHGGGGDSVAFADPELEFDKEAYPLGISLGDGAPLIVGATQRLAFASCSDQPCFEPTPKVQPILPCILRHLLRLGEMGAAIGAARAAAGKPRFTHSLEWLLFSSLDRHAGPNSVANKKDPDAAKEAERALADAVRLCREFPEYPDVVVSVARKTDSREWPALFKHAGDPALLQANALAAGQLRTAACYLLVVDKLVSADVGAKAAGEVLRAALERRRYGLVGELVRFLARPAVEAAAARAARRSAEKKKRRGDDADEDVGIVSGLFRWLGAAPEPAKSEPADSAGLSPRRSLDEEFVQTPKGVEHVSGARGGVIAVLQPDLRRALRDHAAALAAAVDLGALAAFARETDFDGAARLGWATSPGLSPRPRIPCDDTSSVRGVGRRLRRCGRVWTRCWRRW; from the exons ATGCAgcagcgcggggacgagcccgtcgtcgccctcgagctcgacgcgggcctGGGTTGCCTGGCGGTGGTGATGGCTTCCTCCATCGAGATCTGGTCGACGGGGCAGCACCGAAGGCTCATCGGGCGGcacacgcgcgacccggaggcggtcgccgaggacggcgcgtaTCTGGCGGCCAGAtggcgcggggacgggttCGCACGGCtcgcggtggtcgccgcgggaggtcgcgcgcggctcttcgacgtcgtctgGCCGAACGCATCGACCCCGcgagacgccgacgcggaccccgccgcgttgCCCGATCGATGCGAgctcatcctccgcgcgacgctcaccgTGGGCCCGGGCTCGATCGTCGGCATGAtccccaccgcggcggacgacctcctcgacggcggccacCGGCGGATGGGCTCGCTCCCGCCGATGCTCTCCCCGGTGAACGAGgaatccgccgcgccgctcaaCGACGGCGTGTGCCtgtccgtcgccggcgacggcgacgtgctgCTCCTGGGCACCTCCACCGGCCACATCGTGCAGTGCTCGTGGGACGCGaggtcgagcgcggccgcgggcggcggcggatcgagCCACGACGTCGTGAGTCGCGGAGATCCctgcgccgacggcggcgaccatcGGCACGGCGCGGTGATCCGCCTGGACTACTCCACCGAGATgcgagtcgccgcggcggtgatgtcATCGGGAGCGTGCGCGCTTCTCAGGATAGACGACGCCGGGATCCCACccgggacggggacggacgacgacgacgacgacgacgacggtttTGGTTTCACGGCTGTCGTCGCGGAGCGGCTTCGTTTGGAGCGTTGgctcggcgaaggcgacgcgacgtgtGCATCGttttcgccgccgtcgcagaggaccgtcgcggtgggcgcctcGATTGGGACGGTGCGACTGTATCGCGTGGACGCAGAGGCGGATTACGACGTCCACGTGGCGACCCCGTGGAGGGTGTTGAGCCCGGCGGACTGGGGGTACGCGCCGGGGGACACGGGGGGATGCGCCGACGTACGCTGGacgacggacggcggcggcgtggcggcggggTGGTGGCGGAGGGGTGTCGCGGTGTGGTCCGCGAACGGGTGCAGGCTCATGTGCACGCTGCCGCAGGGTGGGGGCACCGCGGGGTCGCACGCGGACACGGCGACCCGGGACCCCTGGGacggggtggacgacgcggcggggggtcgagacggcgcgtcgacggcgtcagtCGCCGGCGCTGGTTTGAGCCCGAGACATTTCGCGGGGGGCAggccgacgaacgcgcgcgaccgcgaggggggcgacggcgggaccgcgcgcctggcgtggagcggcgacgggtaccgactcttcgcggcgtccgcgtcgggcggcggcggggtgggaggaggcggggtgggaggaggtgacggcgaggcgaggcgcgcgaagAAGGGTCGGCTGCGCGAGTTTTtattcgcggcggcgtgccccGGGCAtcacctcgacgcgtccacgcggcgcggcgcccgcgcgcacctgCTCAGGGCGGCGGACAGGGTCATagtcgtcaccggcggggacgaggacgaacgcgccgcgcggcacGTGATGCTCCcggacgcgtacgcggctCCGAACTGGCCCCtcaggctcgtcgcggagagcgccgacggccgagacctcgcggcggcgggatcgcgcgGCTTGGTCCTGCACGACTTCAAGACGGGCAAGTGGAGGTTCTTCGGGGACGTGAGCCACGAGAGGGagttcgtcgcgacggcgttggCGTGGCTGGAGGGTGGGGTGATCGCGGTGTGCGCGAGGTTGCGggggaccggcggcggcggcggcgggtcctgGTTCGACTGGGGCGGCTCGTCAAAGGACACCGAGGCGGAGCGGCACGTCCTCCGCATGTACCCCAGGAACCACCTCAGCGTGACATCTGTGCTGTTGGAGCACGAACTCGCGACGGAGcccgtcgcgatgagcgcgttggGCAGGTTCCTCCTCGTGGCTACTCCGACGGACTCGGGgaacctcgacgtcgtcgtcttcgaggTTGCCCTCATCGGCAATATGAccggcccgcgcggcggcgacatggcgcgggttcgacccgtgcgacgcgtcaccCTGCGCGATGCGAACGTCACCGGCAGGGTCAAGGAGCTCGCCCTCCTGCCGGCGATGCCTCCCCGGCCGGATtcgacgagcccggcggcgatgcgggcgcaggcgtcggcgctggcgaacAGGGGCTCGCCTCGATCCGGCGCACTCGGCCTCGGGCTCCCGCCAACGccatcgcccccgcccgtcccggCGCACTTCATGAtgctccgcgtcggcggcaccCTCTCGCTGATCGACCTCGGCTCGGACGAGAGCGAGGGGTGTACGTCGGAGCGGGTTCTGGCGGATGGCGTGGAGCGGTTCTGGAtagcgagcggcggcgccctcgcgccaaactgcgacgcggacgtgagGTGGTCCTGGTGGACGTACGGTCGCGAGGGCACGCGCGTGTGGTACGTGCCCGTCACTGGCGTGCCCACGttccccgcgccctcgcacggcggcgggggcgattCCGTCGCATTCGCCGACCCGGAGCTGGAATTCGACAAGGAGGCGTACCCTCTCGGGAttagcctcggcgacggcgccccgctCATCGTCGGAGCCACGCAGCGTTTGGCGttcgcgagctgctccgACCAGCCGTGTTTCGAGCCCACGCCCAAGGTGCAGCCCATACTGCCCTGCATCCTGCGACACCTGTTGAGGCTGGGCGAGATGGGCGCggccatcggcgcggcgagagccgcggcgggaaaGCCGAGGTTCACGCACTCGCTCGAGTGGCTCCTCTTCTCGTCGCTGGACCGCCACGCGGGTCCCAACTCCGTCGCGAATAAGAaggacccggacgcggcgaaggaggcggagagggcgctcgcggacgcggtccGGCTGTGTAGAGAGTTTCCAGAGTACCCGGATGTCGTGGTGTCCGTCGCGAGGAAGACGGATTCGCGGGAGTGGCCGGCGCTGTTCAAACACGCGGGAGATCCGGCGCTGCTCcaggcgaacgcgctcgcggccggGCAGCTCAGGACCGCCGCCTGTTACCTGCTCGTCGTGGATAAGCTCGtgagcgcggacgtcggggcgaaggcggcgggtgaGGTGCtgagggcggcgctggagaggCGGAGGTACGGCTtggtcggcgagctcgtccggtTTTTGGCTCggcccgcggtggaggcggctgcggcgagggcggcgcggcgctcggcggagaagaagaaacggcgcggcgacgacgccgatgaggaCGTCGGTATCGTCTCCGGGCTGTTCAGgtggctcggcgcggcgccggaacCGGCGAAATCCGAACCGGCGGACTCCGCGGGCttgtcgccgcgccgatcccTCGACGAAGAATTCGTCCAAACCCCCAAGGGTGTGGAGCAcgtgagcggcgcgaggggcggggtgATCGCCGTGCTCCAGCCCGACCTACGCCGCGCGCTACgcgaccacgccgccgccctcgccgccgccgtcgacctcggcgcgctcgccgcgtttgcCCGAGAGACGGATTTTGAC ggggcggcgcggctcggcTGGGCGACTTCCCCAgggctctcgccgcggccgcggatTCCCTGCGACGACACGAGCAGCGTGCGGGGGGTTGGCCGGAGGTTGCGGCGATGCGGGCGGGTGTGGACGCGATGTTGGCGAAGATGGTAG
- a CDS encoding DEK_C domain protein (Predicted homolog of the human DEK protein, an abundant chromatin protein that is linked with cancers and autoimmune disease. ChromDB ID: DEK20101), with protein sequence MAEEPREKRERKATVEVYSVASPTKKEFVIPEGAGTKVGDIPNVEFALGKFRSDDEFLKTVHRLMFGTPGKATIIKKNIRAFSGLPQDDEKATTRAEDMLKRAFNATLNQLLDLFDLPRGSGEEGKKEAKEKRIFAWLMKPTQSGNKNLKEAAEAKREKAAKKRDRVAAKKEKAASKRAKVSTGKLPDDVKAIKAELNALAARQAALLKKLEKAIEGGAKKKAAPKKKAAAEDSEDEDSEDEEASDEEASDEEEEEVAEEEDAKDEAAPSQKEEPPPPSPAVATSAPTAPTDEELEYAVKEMLAGVNLESVSMKKIRVDLEEKFGVPLNDKKSIIKEFAEKYIS encoded by the exons ATGGCGGAGGAACCCCGCGAGAAGCGCGAACGCAAGGCGACCGTCGAGGTCTACTCGGTCGCCTCTCCCACCAAGAAGGAGTTCGTCATCCCCGAGGGTGCCGGCACCAAGGTTGGAGACATCCCCAACG TGGAGTTCGCCCTCGGCAAGTTCAGGTCGGACGATGAATTCCTCAAGACGGTCCACCGCCTCATGTTCGGCACTCCCGGCAAGGCGACGATTATCAAGAAGAACATCCGCGCCTTCTCCGGCCTGCCCCAGGACGACGAGAAGGCCACtacccgcgcggaggacatGCTCAAGCGCGCGTTCAACGCCACCCTGAACCAGCTGCTGGACCTCTTTGACCTGCCTCGCGGAtcgggcgaggagggcaagaaggaggccaaggagaagCGAATCTTCGCTTGGCTCATGAAGCCCACGCAGTCCGGCAACAAGAACCTCAAGG AGGCCGCGGAAGCCAAGCGCGAGAAGGCTGCCAAGAAGCGCGACAGGGTGGCtgccaagaaggagaaggctgcCTCCAAGAGGGCCAAGGTTTCCACGGGCAAGCTCCCGGATGACGTCAAGGCAATCAAGGCCGAGCTCAATGCGCTGGCCGCGAGGCAGGCCGCACTGCTCAAGAAGCTTGAAAAGGCTATCGAAGGCGGTgccaagaagaaggctgccccgaagaagaaggcggcggcggaggattcCGAAGACGAGGATTCCGAAGACGAGGAGGCGTCAGACGAGGAGGCGTcagacgaggaggaagaggaggttgccgaggaggaagacgcCAAGGATGAGGCGGCGCCAAGCCAGAAGGAGGAGCCCCCGCCTCCCagccccgccgtcgcgacgtccgcccCCACGGCGCCCACCGACGAGGAACTCGAGTATGCGGTCAAGGAGATGCTCGCCGGCGTTAACCTGGAGTCGGTCTCCATGAAGAAGAttcgcgtcgacctcgaggaAAAATTCGGCGTCCCGCTCAACGACAAAAAGTCCATCATCAAGGAGTTCGCCGAGAAGTACATCTCCTAA
- a CDS encoding predicted protein, giving the protein MRGESGNAEDGGARREVFEVMCEACCHEGLVDVALEVFDDVKAYDVRVSKVTLAFLEACCRRSKVPEWRVFDVCAQLRHQVTAKKQARLAAQMPAKSRSHHVYGVVDSADSSDEDDVDESIPPATITTSSSSSSATAAFVQDDVGGERRRRKDVEDKWERARRERSRDRARGASADSGGGENLDLAWLKFDDPYGDDPYGDYDSRDRRAGGEEEMDPLQAELRTEGLGRGNRQDPS; this is encoded by the coding sequence ATGAGGGGCGAGTCCGGCAACGCCGAggacggaggcgcgcgacgcgaggtgtTCGAGGTGATGTGCGAGGCGTGCTGCCACGAgggcctcgtcgacgtcgcgctggaggttttcgacgacgtcaaggcgTACGACGTTCGGGTGAGCAAGGTGACGCTCGCGTTTTTGGAGGCGTGCTGTCGCAGGTCCAAGGTTCCGGAGTGGCGCGTGTTCGACGTGTGCGCTCAGCTCCGGCATCAGGTGACGGCCAAGAAGCAGGCCAGGCTGGCGGCTCAGATGCCGGCCAAGTCGAGGTCGCACCACGTCTACGGCGTCGTGGACAGCGCGGATtcctccgacgaggacgacgtcgacgagtcAATACCCCCGGCCACCAtcaccacctcctcctcctcatcctccgccaccgccgccttcgtccaggacgacgtcggcggcgagcgcaggCGGCGCAAGGACGTAGAGGACAAGTGGgagcgggctcggcgggagCGGAGCAGGGATCGCGCGAGGGGGGCAAGCGCGGAttcgggcggcggggaaaATTTGGACCTCGCGTGGCTCAAGTTCGACGATCCGTACGGGGACGATCCGTACGGGGACTACGACTCGCGTGaccggcgggcgggcggggaggaggagatggatCCCCTGCAGGCTGAGCTTCGCACCGAGGGGTTGGGAAGAGGTAACAGGCAAGACCCATCGTAG
- a CDS encoding predicted protein gives MRAEGANAESFLESNAPDTITYNTLIAACVASNKSARASALLKDMIAAGVPRSKRTYFIYTALIDAQSKGGDPNAAFETYGKMKAAGVSPTVVTFGCLLNACRHFASSGAGESDVDPAELAYALLSEMSERGVVPNDRCQNALVRVVSEAGRIDDMLDEVKAIARRRGKFERTTLEGVVRALCRASYAERALRILSWMDVRGYSPSAPTYRALVQVCATEGQVQWAWTLHQRMRRLGYRPDRPTCSALTQALCRAAVATDS, from the exons ATGCGGGCGGAGGGTGCCAACGCCGAATCGTTTCTCGAGTCCAACGCCCCGGACACGATCACCTACAAcacgctcatcgccgcgtgcgtcgcgtccaaCAAGTCCGCACGGGCGTCGGCCCTGCTCAAGGAcatgatcgccgcgggcgtgccGAGGTCGAAGCGGACGTAC TTCATCTACAccgcgctcatcgacgcGCAGAGCAAGGGGGGCGATCCaaacgccgcgttcgagacgTACGGTAAGATGAAGGCTGCGGGGGTATCTCCGACGGTTGTCACGTTTGGGTGCCTGCTCAACGCGTGTCGGCACTTTGCGTcatccggcgccggcgagtcCGACGTCGATCCCGCCGAGCTGGCGTACGCGCTGCTGTCGGAGAtgagcgagcgcggcgtcgtgcccaACGACAGGTGCCAGAACGCGCTCGTGCGGGTCGTCTCCGAGGCTGGCAGAATCGACGATAtgctcgacgaggtcaaGGCCATcgcccgacgtcgcggaaAGTTTGAGCGCACGACGCTGGAGGGGGTGGTTCGAGCGCTGTGCCGGGCTTCGtacgcggagcgcgcgctaCGAATCTTGTCGTGGATGGACGTCCGCGGGTACTCGCCCAGCGCCCCGACGTACAGGGCCCTCGTCCAGGTGTGCGCCACGGAGGGCCAGGTGCAGTGGGCGTGGACGCTTCACCAGCGGATGCGCCGGCTTGGGTACCGCCCCGATCGGCCCACGTGCTCCGCGCTGACGCAGGCGCTGTGCcgagcggcggtggcgacggactcg
- a CDS encoding predicted protein, protein MDDLKEHYRSDWHRYNLKRKVAGLPVVGKELFERVMQQAAAGKNGAQKVTGTSHLKRPDELPRSAQRAQRFVQWAENHKEEIQEAEEYARRLAAGEISDGEDHEDGTGEDGAEHDEEGESDDDGDWESMASDEAEEVLARMEKMAMEDQDDEEDYGSESDDDDEEMQLDLSNAPVRLADNGYELIITRDDGTKKRIGPRELRRYYRQRHRPEDNRQSVLAIKAENAERGLVAARVGTGGDKLAKYDQNGRFYGVPPHIAALVKRAQKAARRYEGSRMIMGGSGNKKFDLNGQNVKTKLPKACPY, encoded by the exons ATGGACGACCTGAAGGAGCACTACCGCTCCGACTGGCACCGATACAACCTCAAGCGCAAGGTGGCGGGCCTCCCCGTGGTTGGCAAGGAGCTCTTCGAGCGCGTCATgcagcaggcggcggcgggcaagAACGGCGCGCAGAAGGTGACGGGCACCTCCCACCTGAAGCGCCCGGACGAGCTCCCGCGGTCGGCGCAGAGGGCGCAGAGGTTCGTTCAGTGGGCGGAGAACCACAAGGAGGAGATccaggaggctgaggagtaCGCGCGCAGGCTGGCGGCCGGCGAGATctcggacggcgaggaccacGAGGACGGCActggcgaggatggcgcggagcacgacgaggagggcgagtccgacgacgacggggactgGGAGTCCATGGCgtcggacgaggcggaggaggtaCTCGCGCGTATGGAGAAGATGGCGATGGAAGaccaggacgacgaggag GACTACGGCTCCGAgagcgatgacgacgacgaagagatGCAGCTGGACCTCTCCAACGCCCCCGTTCGCCTCGCGGACAACGGGTACGAGCTCATCAtcacccgcgacgacggcaccaAGAAGCGCATCggcccgcgcgagctccgccgatACTACCGCCAACGGCACAGACCGGAGGACAACAGGCAGTCGGTGCTCGCCATCAAGGCGGAgaacgccgagcgcggtttggtcgccgcgcgcgtcggcaccggcggcgataAGCTGGCCAAGTACGATCAGAACGGTCGGTTCTACGGCGTGCCGCCGcacatcgcggcgctggtcAAGAGGGCgcagaaggcggcgaggaggtacGAGGGGAGCAGGATGATCATGGGTGGCAGCGGGAACAAGAAGTTCGACCTCAACGGGCAGAACGTTAAGACCAAGCTGCCCAAGGCTTGTCCGTATTAG
- a CDS encoding predicted protein, with protein MAEASQQDDLAEILAEASQQQQQDPTNIVARLKRAYVNEKNAPELLPFEHDLLEQVMAKVEDQELVVQQSREAAAAAGGGGGGGGGGGMDDLMAHIYQAELNRVRFLIRAYYRTRLFKIEKYAVHVVKPETNEFAKLSPQEQKYATDYVNMLEEHFGSVLGQMPEKYSSMLQQIEEDDAEMDMVPEPNLDKHVFCRVREDRRDVMFDPNDPDNTMDLDQGDIIMVRYRFIKGLLEDGALDLI; from the coding sequence ATGGCCGAAGCTTCCCAGCAAGATGACCTCGCcgagatcctcgccgaggcgagccagcagcagcagcaggacCCCACCAACATCGTGGCGCGCCTGAAGCGGGCGTACGTCAACGAGAAGAACGCCCCAGAGCTCCTGCCGTTCGAACACGACCTGCTGGAGCAGGTGATGGCCAAGGTGGAGGACCAGGAGCTGGTGGTGCAGCAGAgcagggaggcggcggcggcggcgggaggaggtggtggtggtggcggcggcggcgggatggaCGACCTCATGGCGCACATCTACCAAGCGGAGCTCAACAGGGTCCGGTTCTTGATCCGCGCGTACTACCGCACCAGGCTGTTCAAGATCGAGAAGTACGCGGTGCACGTGGTCAAGCCCGAGACGAACGAGTTCGCGAAGCTGTCGCCGCAGGAGCAGAAGTACGCCACCGACTACGTTAACATGCTCGAGGAGCATTTCGGCAGCGTGCTGGGCCAGATGCCCGAGAAGTACTCCAGCATGCTGCAGCagatcgaggaggatgacgccGAGATGGACATGGTGCCCGAGCCAAACCTCGACAAGCACGTGTTCTGCAGGGTGCGCGAGGACAGGCGAGACGTGATGTTCGACCCGAACGACCCCGATAACACCATGGACCTGGACCAGGGTGACATTATCATGGTGAGATACAGGTTCATCAAGGGCCTCCTCGAGGATGGAGCCCTGGACCTCATCTAG
- a CDS encoding predicted protein — MDAAKAAKKGKETDISKLIDSIDDDEKEKARAGADAIVEFKGEAGTIVPETKKRYNYSAQIIPRLASKWPKPPWHAPWKLYRVISGHLGWVRSVTVDPSNEWFATGSADRTIKIWDLASGQLKLTLTGHIEQVMGLAVSDRHPYMFSCGLDKMVKCWDLEYNKVIRHYHGHLSGVYSLALHPALDVLMTGGRDSACRVWDMRTKTQVFCLSGHDNTVGSIVSQENNPQVITGSYDSTVKFWDLAAGKCQHTLTYHKKGVRALALHPREFTLLSASADNIKKFALPNGRFMHNMLSQQKSIVNSLSVNEDDVVVSGGDNGSLYFWDYKSGHNFQQAAPKVQPGSMESEAGIFASAFDRTGTRLITVEADKTIKMWKEDEDATPETHPNLEFHPPRDLRRF; from the coding sequence atggacgcggcgaaggccgcgaagaagggcaaggAGACGGACATCTCCAAGCTGATCGACTCcattgacgacgacgagaaggaaaaggcgcgcgccggcgccgacgccatcgtcgagtTCAAGGGCGAGGCCGGAACGATCGTACCGGAGACGAAGAAGCGGTACAACTACAGCGCGCAGATCATCCCGCGGCTCGCGAGCAAGTGGCCGAAGCCCCCTTGGCACGCGCCGTGGAAGCTCTACCGCGTCATCTCCGGCCACCTGGGTTGGGTTCGAAGCGTCACGGTGGACCCCTCCAACGAGTGGTTCGCGACCGGATCCGCGGATCGAACGATTAAGATCTGGGACCTCGCCTCCGGGCAGCTCAAGCTGACGCTGACGGGTCACATCGAGCAGGTGATGGGCCTGGCGGTGAGCGACAGGCACCCCTACATGTTCTCGTGCGGCCTCGACAAGATGGTCAAGTGCTGGGACCTCGAGTACAACAAGGTGATCCGCCACTACCACGGTCACCTCTCCGGCGTGTACTCGCTCGCGTTGCACCCCGCGCTGGACGTGTTGATGACGGGCGGCAGGGACAGCGCGTGCAGGGTGTGGGACATGCGGACCAAGACGCAGGTGTTTTGCCTCTCCGGCCACGACAACACCGTCGGGTCCATCGTGTCGCAGGAGAACAACCCGCAGGTGATCACCGGCTCGTACGACAGCACGGTGAAGTTCTGggatctcgccgcgggtaAGTGCCAGCACACTCTGACGTACCACAAGAAGGGCGtgagggcgctcgcgctgcaccCCAGGGAGTTTACGCTCctgtcggcgtcggcggataACATCAAAAAGTTTGCGCTGCCCAACGGCAGGTTCATGCACAACATGCTGTCGCAGCAGAAGTCGATCGTGAACTCGCTCTCGGtgaacgaggacgacgtggtgGTGAGCGGCGGTGACAACGGGTCGCTATACTTCTGGGATTACAAGAGCGGGCACAACTTCCAGCAGGCGGCGCCCAAGGTTCAGCCGGGTTCGATGGAGTCGGAGGCTGGCATATTTGCCTCTGCGTTTGACCGCACGGGAACCCGCCTGATCACCGTGGAGGCGGACAAGACGATCAAAATGTggaaggaggacgaggacgccacgCCCGAGACGCATCCCAACCTGGAgttccacccgccgcgcgacctTCGGAGGTTTTAG